AAATGCAAGTTAGACTCCAAACATTATTAGTTTTGTAACAAATAAAGTTAAACTTGAACCAGACAGCTAAAAATTTCGGCTCATAATCAACTGAAATCAATGATTCTTATGACTGTAAGAATAGAAGTGCCATGATGGGCCGGTAGGGCAACAGGTTCGTATTGAAATGGGTCTTTTGAATTTGTGAAAGCAGGCCAGTTGGGTCAACAGACTAGCCAACACTTTTTGTCCGTATTTTTTGAGATGTTACTAGAAAACTAACAGCATGAGAAGCAGAAATAGGATTTACCTTGCCAATGAAATATTCTTGTCTAAATACTCTATGACTTTGGCGAAACTTGATCACCTCAGAAAAGAATCTGAAGCACTCATTCTTTCGTGAATCCAACTGACAGGCCAAAGTCAAAAGTTCAACAAGGTCAAGGTATCATTGATCAAGTATGAAATATAGAGAGCAGAAGTATGTACTTGTCCCCATTGAAAATGGTTTAAAGAAGTATCATGTCCATAGCTATTGTTATTTCCATGGCGAGTATGACCATACTCATCTCCCATTAGCATCATTGGTACACCCTACATCAAAGATACACCAAGCACTTTATAATTCAAACAAAATATGGAGTAAATAACgataataaaactttttatataaatttaacattGAAGTCAGAGGACAATTAAAAGATACGAGTCATATGCCCGCGCAATGCCGCAGCGATGATGGTAGTGGTGCTGGagttggtggtggcggtgacgagTGGTGGGGGTGGCAacggtggtgaatgtaaaagtaattgatgttaaaggaggTAGTGTAGCTATTTTAAGGATTGAGGGATTTATGTTGtatatttcattaagggtaatatAGGTATATTcggtggagatgtttaaattaatgaataaatgagaggggtattttaggtaattcAATTCCTTAATTGAGATTTTTGGGGGGCGAGTTCCctttttataaggtattatagataatgAGCAATAGTGAGGCGAATGTCTAATCTTTTGTTTTCTAAAGGTGTGAATTACTCGCAAATATCAGGGGGTCTAGCATGCGTTGTCTTAATCAGGTCTGCGCTAAAGACCCCCTCGCCGAATAGTTCCCAATTTCAACCCCTCGATGAGAAACCCCTATCACCCAGAGATTTGGAGGGGAAAACTCACCCAGACCCACCATAAgttgaaattaaatatatgtggTCACCCCCAGATATGCCTAGGGTGCAGCAAATGTATAATCAAGAAACCCAAGTGGAACTCTGCCGCAGAAAAGACATTTAGGTGACTAATTTAAATGAGGAGTGTAAGAAGAAACTACCTGAGATATCATCAATGCCAGATGAAAATTCTTCATCTGCCGGAAACGCAGGGCTTTGATATTTACATCAGAAGTTTCTCCTGCATATATACAAAGTGAAGATAATTCCATACATACACTTAAACGTGCTAAGGGTGGGGCAATAGCTAATTTTGAAATATGTTCTATTCATTCACAGACCACCCAACAATTACACCAATAGTCTGAAGTGAGACAAGAAAGCACAACCACTAGAATGATGAGCCACCTCAATACCATTGGTCAAATACGATCAGAAAATCATATTATATCAGCAATAATCTGAATAAATTACATCTAGGAGACTCTATCCCTTAAGAGTACACCTTGGGCACCTTTCATCCCATTTGAAAGATGAACTCGTTGACCCAGTCTGAGGTGAGGCAAGAAAGCACAACCACTAGAATGATGAGCCACCTCAATACCGGTGATCAGGAAATCATATTATCTCAGCAATAATCTGAATAATTTACATCTAGGAGACTCTATCCCTTAGGAGAACACCTTGGGTGCCTTCTATCACATTTGACAAATGAACTCATTTTACCCGTTTCTGTAATGGCTATATCTAAATGTAATTTATATGTTTGATCTGTTGAGAAACACAACTTAACCTGAACTGACCCATTCATTAGAGAATGGATTGAACTCGCATCTCTAATTAAATCCATCAGCCGCAAATATTTTGAGATCAGACCTCGACTTGCTGCAAATTAAACCGACAGAAAAGTGATTCTTCTGAGAAAAAGTCATTATGATGATTACCTTCATACCCACAATTCCAGCTGAGGTTATCATTGCTTCCATCATTGCCACCTTCTCCATTCGCATCATTGTGCTGAAAAGAATGTAGAAATGGTACATACTAAGTACATATCATGGGAAACAGAAAGATGTGTGATTCGATGGTACCTTGTGATTATATGACACAAGGTCATAAAGAGTAAATCCATCATGTGCTATAACAAAGTTGACCCCATGGTATGGCTTCCGTTGGTTAACCTAAAAAGGAAGTAAGGAATCCTTAGTTTAAAAGAGGTGTTTGATAATTAGAAATGATTTATATACCCCTCAACTACGGCGTAGTAAAGGAATCTTATGGATCATGATCGAAAGTTACATTGTGTGAACGATTACTTATGGCACAAAGAGAAAGGTTGCATTAATTTTGAAACTTTCAACTTGATTCATACTGGTATTGTATAAGTCAAGCCAAAGCAGGCCCCTAATGATGTACTTACTTTATATAAATCAGCAGAACCAGCAACTCGAGTTGCGAAACCTCCCTTCATACCAGCGTCACCCTATACTTTGACCAAATACATTAAAACAATTTGTCATACATAAACACCAAGATACCCcccgttttatgtaaaaaataagTACAAATTATTGGTCAGTTAAAGTGTCACTTACCTTCATAAATCTTCTCATGTCATCACGATAAATCCCATTCCATTCGGCCCACCTGCCATGTTAAATCTAGAAATCAGTAACAATATTATAGCGATCAACTCCTCAAACCATGGTACTTGTATGTTTgttgaaatttataataaacaaaaatgacatttttaaagaaaaatatagacTAAATGAACATCACTCTTATCCCTTTGTCAAAAGGCGCTTATTATTGCAAACTGCAATGTTCTATTTTACACTTTGCACCATATATATTTGTCCGCAACATAAAAAATACTATATCGAGAGTTTCATGGTTAGAAATTACATCATTCAAATAACTATTATAATCAACTCCAATTACCTGTCCCAGTTTGGGAACTTCCCGACAAGATATAAGCCTCCACAATCCCATGGTTCAGAAATTATTTTACACCTGGATAGTGTATTATCTTTTGCTATGGCCTGCTCCATTTTATGTAATACAAGTAGGTAGAGACAAATATGAACAACATAAGCATAAGAAATCAATAAAACCAACACTACTGTTTATATTTCTGAAATTGAGTAGTCTAACTTACCCTTATAAGCGGAGGAGCGTCAAGTGGTGAACCATCTGTTCCTCGACAGAGAACACTCGCAAGATCAAAGCGGAATCCATCCACGTGATACTCGGTAACCCTTCATTTAGTTAACAAAAAAGAACTTCACATAAAAAACCACAATTATAACACACATTAGAATCAATAAGCACTATACTGCCTGCCTAAATTTGTAAAAAGGAGTCTATATAGTATTCAAGAAACAGCAACTTATTAGAAATAGCAGAAATACTACCAATGCCTTAGGCTGTCAAGTATGAGCTCCATGACAACAGGGTGGTTACAGTTCAGTGTGTTACCTGCTCATTAACCAGAATGTACATCAACGGTTTTTAAATTGTAGTTccaaaaatcataatttaaacaattatataagAGATTGAAAAATTTGTCAATTACTACAGTAGACATTTTTTGTCAACAGATAGAAGTAGTATGCAATTGacctttatatattaaattttgattaaacTCATGGTTCATCATGTAAGCCTTATGGATTTGCAGGATTAATGTGAAACAAATTgatgatttaatatttttatctacAAAACACGTACATCTTGACAATTGTTATTAGACCAACTAAAATCTAGCAAATAGAAAACAAAGCAGAACGTGAACTCAAGACTGATGTGAAGGAGGATCGTTAAATTACCACAGCCTGAGAAGTTCATTAACTGGCCATTACCATCCACCATGTAATATAcctatatataaacacacaaGATTAATACCACTTAAATGTTGCTTTATTTTATGACAATACATATATCCATAAAAATGTATATCATTATAGAGCTTTGTGATAAGCTTTATttctttacttctttttaaaGTTAATACCTTGTTGTCTATGCCTCGGAATGATGTGGTATAAGGGTGCTTATCATCAGCCTCATTAGTATGATTGTAAACAACATCCAAGATGACCTGTAGGGTTTAAAGTTTCCCACATTAATATTCCAATCCTAAGAGATTATTTGAACCTGAATAACCACATTATCAAGATTAGGTAAACAGAAAGTAATTACCTCGATGCCGGCAAGGTGCAAAGCTTTAACCATCTCTTTGAACTCCTGAGAAGCACCAACTGGTCCTCCACCAGCACTGGCATAACGGGTCATCGGGGCAAAGAAATTTATTGTTGAATATCCCCATGTGTTTATCTTCACGGATAAATCATATAACTATCAGGTATAAAATTCAAATAACAAGATACAATGATCAAGAAAATGAAGTGACTGAAGAGTAAAGCAAATTTTGCGAAATTACCATGTGATCTCTGGGATTTGGGCGTCTCTGGAATTCAAACTCATCAAACTCAAAGACCGGTAGCAATTCCACTGCATTGATGCCAAGTTCCAATAGATGTGGTATCTTGACATCAAGAAAATTATCAGCATCACGAAGCAGATAACATCGGATTAACGTTTGAATATTTGGCCGAGGCAGGAAACAGATTTGGTAACTAGGTAGTTCTTTTATGTGTAAAgatgggtcaggttgggtttgACCTGCAACTCTTTTTGTCCTTTTAAGATAGTTATAAACGATTAATGGGTTAAGTATGattattcatataattttttaatatgcaTTAAAGATACATTTCGGGCAACTTTTTACCTATTTGACCTATATATTTTTAAGCtgctttttttacttttttaatccATTTAATCTGTTAGAGATAACATAACCTTAAATTGAGTCAACCCAGTCATTAGTAGTTTCCTCCACTATTCTGAATCATTACCTTCTCAATTACACCAAGGTAGCTACCCCGGATATTCTCTTCCAATCCACTAGATTTATCAGCTGTAAATGCCCGGACATTCATTTCATATACTACAAGATCCTTCTGCAATATCAGCAAAAACTCCAATAACATTAGAAAAAAACTTATCATAACAAATATACAGATATTAATCAAAATGGTAATCAGACATGGCAAATGTGTTTTTTTCCTTCTATTCTTTACCTCTGGTATGTTTGGTAGGGAATAATTGTCTCCCCAATCAAATGACAAGCTACTAAAATCATAAGTTCCATAGAATTTAGAGAATTTATCTGTTGTATCCCCAAAAATCCGACGACCTTCTACTAGTTTTGCATAAGGGTCTATAAGAACAGTACTGTTGTCAAAACGATGCCCTTCATTATGATCTCGAGGACCATCTATCCTGTAACCATAGATGACATTGCTTCGAGGCAATTCCTACAATTAGCAACTCCTTTGTGTTAAGCATTCAATATAAAAGGTACAAACAGAGCTATGCATACAAGTGTAAATAAATTATCGAATTACCGGAACACATATGTGCCATATATCTCCTGTTTTGTTTAAATGTGGGTCCAATTTCAGCTCAATCATCCCATCATTCGGAAATGCATCATTTCCCCTAAAAAAATATTCATGTTGACTTAAAAAACAAAGAGAAATTCAATAACATGGTACGTAGTGGTATCTTATAGCAAAAACATCTAATACAAGAGGATATAAAAGGAAAGCTTTTTTTTTCGCAAGGCTATAAAAGGGAAGGTATTACCGGGAAATATTACCTTAAGCTATGTCAATATGGTACTAAGTAAACGAAATAGATTATAACTTACGAAATAAGTTAAGTTAC
The Erigeron canadensis isolate Cc75 chromosome 2, C_canadensis_v1, whole genome shotgun sequence DNA segment above includes these coding regions:
- the LOC122586806 gene encoding isoamylase 3, chloroplastic isoform X1, whose amino-acid sequence is MILNTTTNSFLKFNNNNNNNNVNHSLPLSAFRSMGVIWSVTASGKSSVSGFSGKVRGSEQIKHKSAHVRSQRAEEIVIEDEVAVMLETGSLLKSISGLPNPLGVSETENGINFALFSQHATSVTLCLSLPDRGNDAFPNDGMIELKLDPHLNKTGDIWHICVPELPRSNVIYGYRIDGPRDHNEGHRFDNSTVLIDPYAKLVEGRRIFGDTTDKFSKFYGTYDFSSLSFDWGDNYSLPNIPEKDLVVYEMNVRAFTADKSSGLEENIRGSYLGVIEKIPHLLELGINAVELLPVFEFDEFEFQRRPNPRDHMINTWGYSTINFFAPMTRYASAGGGPVGASQEFKEMVKALHLAGIEVILDVVYNHTNEADDKHPYTTSFRGIDNKVYYMVDGNGQLMNFSGCGNTLNCNHPVVMELILDSLRHWVTEYHVDGFRFDLASVLCRGTDGSPLDAPPLIRAIAKDNTLSRCKIISEPWDCGGLYLVGKFPNWDRWAEWNGIYRDDMRRFMKGDAGMKGGFATRVAGSADLYKVNQRKPYHGVNFVIAHDGFTLYDLVSYNHKHNDANGEGGNDGSNDNLSWNCGYEGETSDVNIKALRFRQMKNFHLALMISQGVPMMLMGDEYGHTRHGNNNSYGHDTSLNHFQWGQLDSRKNECFRFFSEVIKFRQSHRVFRQEYFIGKNEITWHEDNWDNYESKFIAFTLHDGDEGDIYLAFNAHDYFVKVPIPSPPQTRRWFRVVDTNLESPYDIVPEGVDGIGDTYNVAPYSSILLQAKP
- the LOC122586806 gene encoding isoamylase 3, chloroplastic isoform X2, with product MLETGSLLKSISGLPNPLGVSETENGINFALFSQHATSVTLCLSLPDRGNDAFPNDGMIELKLDPHLNKTGDIWHICVPELPRSNVIYGYRIDGPRDHNEGHRFDNSTVLIDPYAKLVEGRRIFGDTTDKFSKFYGTYDFSSLSFDWGDNYSLPNIPEKDLVVYEMNVRAFTADKSSGLEENIRGSYLGVIEKIPHLLELGINAVELLPVFEFDEFEFQRRPNPRDHMINTWGYSTINFFAPMTRYASAGGGPVGASQEFKEMVKALHLAGIEVILDVVYNHTNEADDKHPYTTSFRGIDNKVYYMVDGNGQLMNFSGCGNTLNCNHPVVMELILDSLRHWVTEYHVDGFRFDLASVLCRGTDGSPLDAPPLIRAIAKDNTLSRCKIISEPWDCGGLYLVGKFPNWDRWAEWNGIYRDDMRRFMKGDAGMKGGFATRVAGSADLYKVNQRKPYHGVNFVIAHDGFTLYDLVSYNHKHNDANGEGGNDGSNDNLSWNCGYEGETSDVNIKALRFRQMKNFHLALMISQGVPMMLMGDEYGHTRHGNNNSYGHDTSLNHFQWGQLDSRKNECFRFFSEVIKFRQSHRVFRQEYFIGKNEITWHEDNWDNYESKFIAFTLHDGDEGDIYLAFNAHDYFVKVPIPSPPQTRRWFRVVDTNLESPYDIVPEGVDGIGDTYNVAPYSSILLQAKP